Part of the Zingiber officinale cultivar Zhangliang chromosome 8A, Zo_v1.1, whole genome shotgun sequence genome, AGaacttacgattcaaatctaagtTCGTACAATGGCAATGCTACTACTTCCAGTGCTACAATGGAACCAAAGGTGCAAGATGTTGGTGGTCTTGATACAGCCATTTCTCCATCTGAATCCAAACTTCCCGCGGTAGATTATAAATCTAGTTCTCGAGATGAGACTCCTGATAGTGTCGATGCGAAGGAAGAGGTCATCGATGCCCCTCCTCTGGCCGGGGTGAACGTCATGAATGTGATAGTGGTGGCAGCGGAATGTGCTCCTTGGTCCAAAACTGGTAGCTCTGATCATGCAAATATCGACCAATTCAGTTATCTAGTGTTGCGAGATTACTATTTCGAGTTTAAGCTAGTGTCTACTGTCTAGTGATACGAGGATATATAGTTTTTCTAGTGTTTCATCGATCGTTGAACCACACTGACATTAACCTTCTAACATCAACAGGAGGACTCGGAGATGTAGTTGGGGCTCTGCCAAAAGCTTTGGCCAGGAGAGGGCATCGAGTTATGGTACTTGTTCTTACCTGTTCTACTACAATTCTATGAATGTGGAGTCAAATATGGAGCTTTGGCCAGGTTGTTGTGCCGAGGTATGGAAACTATGCTGAACCGAAAGATCTCGGTGTTCGCAAACGTTACACGGTTGCTGGAGAAGTATGAAGATAGTTCTCTTATGTGCCCTAAATCTATCTTCTTGCTTTTATACATGTATTAAACTCTCATTTTTTTTGTTCGAATTAAGGATTTGGTAGTAGCTTACTTTCATGCTTACATTGATGGAGTGGACTTTGTGTTCATCGATTGTCCAGTTTTCAGACACTTCGAGAACAACATTTATGGCGGAAACCGAGTGGTAAACTCCATCTCTACTTTAATCCTATGCATAGAAAATACATGTTTTTTTAGTAACGATTTGGCATTGTGATGATCGTTGCAGGATAGTTTGAAACGGATGGTTTTGTTCTGTAAAGCTGCAGTTGAGGTGTTCTTCCTATTCTTGCCGCCTTCTTGAAGTTACTGCATAAGAAATTTTCATTAGGATCATGAAATTAATGCTAAATGTTAATGTAGTCGATCTGTAAGAGCATTTTTGATTGGTTCCTTGAACTCGCATTAGTGAAAATCTTCCATTTTTTTTGGTCTTGTGACAATCACAAAACTAATGCCATGATTTTCAGGTCCCTTGGTATGTTCCCTGTGGTGGTGTGTGCTACGGAGATGGAAACTTGGCCTTCATTGCAAATGACTGGCACACGGCACTCTTGCCGGTTTATCTGAAGGCTTATTATCGCGACAACGGCTTGATGAAGTACGCGAGATcggttctagtgatccacaacatgGCTCACCAGGTTAGCTCCTCAAGTTTGTTACTAGTCTTCTTTGAGGAACCTACGAAGATTGAGTTACACTCGTTGAAACTTCCATTTGCTAGTGAGATCTTCATGTGCAGTCTGGTTTCCGTAACTCCGATTCCGGcgagcttaactttgaactgatGATCCTCATCTGTCAGGGTCGCGGCCCCTTGGAGGACTTCTACCATGTTGACTTACAGGAACACTACTTGGACCTTTTCAAGCTGTATGATCCGATTGGAGGTGACCACTTCAACATCTTCGCAGCCAGCTTGAAGACCGCCGACCAAGTGGTCACTGTCAGCCATGGTTATGCTCGGGAGGTGAAAACTTCCGAAGGTGGATGGGGACTCCACAGCATTATAAGCGAGAACGACTGGAAGTTCCGAGGCATCGTTAACGGCATCGACACAAAGGACTGGAGCCCTGAGCTGGATGTGCACCTGCAATCTGATGGCTACACCAATTACTCTATGGAGACTCTACGGACGGGCAAAGCACAGTGCAAGGCCGCGCTGCAAAGGGAGCTCGGCCTGCCGGTCCGGGAAAGTGTTCCTCTCATCGGCTTCATTGGGAGACTGGACACCCAGAAGGGCGTGGACCTCATTGCGGAGGCCATGCCGTGGATCGTCGGCCAGGACGCGCAGCTGGTGATGCTGGGCACTGGGCGGCCGGACCTCGAGGAAATGCTGAGGAAGGCTGAGAGGGAGAACCGCGACAAGGTCAGAGGATGGGTTGGGTTCTCTGTGAAGACGGCTCATCGGATAACTGCCGGCGCCGACATCCTTCTGATGCCATCGAGGTTTGAGCCCTGCGGGCTGAACCAGCTATATGCTATGAAGTATGGCATGGTGCCGGTGGTGCACGCCGTCGGTGGGCTGCGAGACACGGTGATCCCCTTTGATCCCTTCAATGAGACTGGGTACGGGTGGACGTTCGATCGGGCAGAGTCGGGCAAGCTGATCCATGCCCTGGGCAACTGCCTCAACACCTACTGGAATTACAAGGAGAGCTGGGAGGGGCTTCAGAAGCGGGGGATGGAGCAGGACCTGAGCTGGGACGACGCGGCAAAGAACTACGAGGAGGTCCTGATCACGGCCAAGTACCAGTGGTGAGAGCATCAATTATCGAAGTGGCAGAGGTAGGATCTTACCGCAACAGACACTTGAGCTGAGGCTTGTTGTAAACGGAATGAGATCAGCGAGCGGGCGTCCTGGCTTCAATTACTGCAAAATGATTATTTCTTAATTAAATACAATAACAATAACTGAGGCTTTTCCCCTTCAATGAAAATATGAACTTCAGTTTTGCCGGAATAAGGAGCAACAGGTTAAACAGTAAAAAATCTCAAATAAAAAGATTTGTTTTTTTAATCTATTAGAACATCTTATCGATAGGACAGATTTCTCAGATTCAGCACATTTACAATACAGCAGTTAGGCGAAAATGGAAACTGTCTTTTGcatgattgtttttttttcttgccaGATCAAACAAGAAAAGCCAGATGGAGAATTGATACAATACCAGATCAAGTTTCTACAATTATAAGTTCCAAACCTTGGATATGAAGAGAATTGAAATATCTAGATGCAACTTCATCAGATTCCAGATGCCTCTGCAAGTCGTGTTGTTCTGGTTATTGTTCGTTAAAACTGAAGTGAGGGGAATAGTAATGAAATACAGGATATTAGCAGGAGAGCTTAGTAGATCTGAGCAAACAATTTAGTTTGATAGCATCAAATTTTTCAAGGACATAAAAAGGTTTCATCCAATTTGTAAGAGGCAGCTGAAGATCTGCATAATA contains:
- the LOC122008888 gene encoding soluble starch synthase 2-2, chloroplastic/amyloplastic-like translates to MAHRPRVFLWLLFVLSPPPSTACRQPLLLDGVGSGPILRRNKTTRGGGELVAAGFFREVNNRVRFPAMGAQKRWNGQRATGKGGAFEEAKEPESAGADAGRDGDGDGDGGGSAQAAAAAAVEKGKKVVAMQQRLVDKILGRRSPVWSFERTAAEADNDIDSTKEVRTYDSNLSSYNGNATTSSATMEPKVQDVGGLDTAISPSESKLPAVDYKSSSRDETPDSVDAKEEVIDAPPLAGVNVMNVIVVAAECAPWSKTGGLGDVVGALPKALARRGHRVMVVVPRYGNYAEPKDLGVRKRYTVAGEDLVVAYFHAYIDGVDFVFIDCPVFRHFENNIYGGNRVDSLKRMVLFCKAAVEVPWYVPCGGVCYGDGNLAFIANDWHTALLPVYLKAYYRDNGLMKYARSVLVIHNMAHQGRGPLEDFYHVDLQEHYLDLFKLYDPIGGDHFNIFAASLKTADQVVTVSHGYAREVKTSEGGWGLHSIISENDWKFRGIVNGIDTKDWSPELDVHLQSDGYTNYSMETLRTGKAQCKAALQRELGLPVRESVPLIGFIGRLDTQKGVDLIAEAMPWIVGQDAQLVMLGTGRPDLEEMLRKAERENRDKVRGWVGFSVKTAHRITAGADILLMPSRFEPCGLNQLYAMKYGMVPVVHAVGGLRDTVIPFDPFNETGYGWTFDRAESGKLIHALGNCLNTYWNYKESWEGLQKRGMEQDLSWDDAAKNYEEVLITAKYQW